TTGTTGAAGCGATGGATCTCGTCGAGGAACAGCACGGTCCCCTGCCGGTGCAGATCCCGGCGCTGCAGCGCCTCGTCCATGACCCTTCGGACGTCCTTGACCCCTGCGGTGATGGCGGACAGCTCCACGAATTTGCGGCCCGGCGCATTGGCGATCACGTGCGCCAAAGTGGTCTTGCCGGTTCCCGGTGGGCCCCAGAGGATGATGCTCGACGGCCCGACGGCGGAGGGTTCGCCGCTCGATTCCGCGAGCGTCCGCAGCGGCTGCCCGGGTCGCAGCAGATGCTGCTGGCCCACCACATCGTCGATGGTCCGGGGCCGCATCCGCACGGCCAGCGGCGTGAGCGGATACGCGGACGACGACGTCCCCTCACCCGAGGGGGAATCGCCCGGATCGCTCTGGGAGAATTCGTCCTGGGAAAAGAGGTCAGCCATGCTCCCCAGCCTAGCGGGCGAGGGGCCCCGCCCGATGCGGAGCGAGGGTGGGGAGCCCGGCTAGGCGCTCTCCCCGGCGGCTCCCCAACTTCGTTCCTCGGTGGGGCCCCTCGCCCCCGTGGGCCCAGGGCGAGGGGCCCCGGCCGATGCGGAGCGAGGGTGGGGAGCCCGGCTAGGCGATCTCCCCTGTCGCTGCTACCCAGCCTCAGCAGGCTCCGGGCGCGCGGCGCAATGGCGCACTGCGGTACCAGTAGGAGCCGGCCTCCACGAACCCCAGATCCCGATACAGTGCCAGGGCGCCGTGGTTGGAGCGCGTCACGCTCAGCCAGAACCCATGCGGAGTGGCCGGCTCGGCCAGGAGCGCGGTCAGGATGGCGCGGGCATGGCCCTTGCGGCGGTGCGCCTCACGCGTGACCATGCCGTAGATCCCCGAGCACGCGCCCACGTGGATCGCCTGACCGACGGCGACCGGGGCGCCGTCGTCGTCGCGGATGAGCGCATACGTGGACCGGACGGATTCCTGGATGGCCCGTGCAGTGTCCGCCGCGTCGGCGCCGCCGTGGCCGCTGGTGAGCCACCAGGCATCGAACCACTCCTCGGTCAGGTCGGGAGTGATCTCGACGCGGCCAAGTGCGGGCAGAACCGGTCCGGCGGACGCCTCCCGGACCATGAAGACCGTGTGGGACTGCGCGCGGTAACCGAGTGCGTCGAGGCGGGCGTCCAGGGCGGCGTCCGCCGGATCCGAGGTGAGCTGGAACAGCGCCGGAAGCCGCTGCTCGCGGTACCAGGACTCGGCGGCCTTGATGGCGGCGTCGACGTCGTCCACCGGTGCGTACGGCCACACCGAGTTGGCCCGCTGTGTCACGCCGGAGGCACTGCGGAGCAGCCAGGCACCGGTGTCGAACGTGGTCAGGCCCGGCCATGCTGCGTTCTGCAGCGCGGCCAGGCCTGACACGGAGGAAAGGGACTCCACGGGATCAGACGTCCGCGGTCTCCCCTGCCGGCTTCTCAGCGGCGGCGGCCTTCGGGGCGGGCTTGAAGTCCACACCGGCCTCCTTGCGCTGCTGCGGCGTGATGGGAGCCGGAGCCGCGGTCAGCGGATCGTAGCCGCCACCGGACTTCGGGAAGGCGATGACGTCGCGGATGGACTCGGCGCCGGCCAGGAAGGAGACCACGCGGTCCCAGCCGAGGGCGATGCCGCCGTGCGGCGGGGCGCCGTACTTGAAGCCCTCGAGCAGGAAGCCGAACTTGCTCTCGGCTTCCTCCTTGCTCAGGCCCATGACCTCGAACACGCGCTCCTGGACATCACGCTGGTGGATACGGATGGAACCGCCACCGAGCTCGCTGCCGTTGCAGACGATGTCGTAGGCGTAGGACAGCGCCGACTCGGGA
This portion of the Arthrobacter woluwensis genome encodes:
- a CDS encoding GNAT family N-acetyltransferase: MESLSSVSGLAALQNAAWPGLTTFDTGAWLLRSASGVTQRANSVWPYAPVDDVDAAIKAAESWYREQRLPALFQLTSDPADAALDARLDALGYRAQSHTVFMVREASAGPVLPALGRVEITPDLTEEWFDAWWLTSGHGGADAADTARAIQESVRSTYALIRDDDGAPVAVGQAIHVGACSGIYGMVTREAHRRKGHARAILTALLAEPATPHGFWLSVTRSNHGALALYRDLGFVEAGSYWYRSAPLRRAPGAC